TGTAGCGCAGAGTGGAGATTGCAATGATGGCGACAACACGATCTATCCGGGTGCGCCAGAACTCTGTGATGGTAAAGACAATGACTGTGATGGTCAAACCGACGAAGGCTGTCCGGTACCGATAACCTATTACCAGGACAGCGATGGTGATGGTTTTGGTAACGCCGCGGTCAGCCAGACGGGTACCAGCGTGCCAGGCGGTTATGTGGTCAACAACACCGATTGCAACGATGGCGACAACACGATCTATCCGGGTGCGCCAGAACTCTGTGATGGTAAAGACAATGACTGTGATGGTCAAACCGACGAAGGCTGTGCTATAAAAACGTATTATTTAGATAATGATAAAGATGGATTTGGTGACAGGTCAAAACCAATTAGTACAACTCTGGCAACACCACCAGCTGGCTATGTGGTAAACAGCACCGATTGTAACGATAATAATAAAACAGTTTACCCAGGTGCTCCAGAGCTCTGTGATGGACTGGATAACGATTGTGATAATGTAGTCGATGATGGCCTTCTGGTCACATACTATCGCGATGCAGATGGCGACACTTATGGGGATCCTAACAATAGCATAAGAAGTTGTTCACAACCAGCAGGCTATGTGACTAGAGCGCGCGATTGCAACGATAATAACAACACGATCTATCCGGGTGCGCCAGAACTCTGTGATGGTCTGGATAACGACTGTGATGGATTGGTAGATGAAAACACAAAGACTTTCTACCGTGATGTGGATGGTGATGGCTATGGAAATAAAAACAGTACCATTAAAGCTTGTTCTGCACCTGCGGGATATGTATCTAATAGCACCGATTGCAACGATAATAACAATAAAGTCTATCCAAATGCTCCGGAAATCTGCGATGGTATTGACAATAATTGCAACGGAAAAGTGGATGAAAACACGCTGACAACCTTCTATCGTGACGCCGATGGTGATGGCTATGGAAATAGGAACGTTACCATTAAAGCTTGTTCAGCGCCGGTAGGTTATGTATTGATGGGCAATGATTGTAATGATAATGACAAAACCATCTATCCAAATGCTCCTGAATTATGCGATGGTAAAAACAACGATTGTGATAATAGAACAGATGAAGGATGTATTGTTGCGCCTACTGCCAAGTTATCTGAACAATCTAGTTCAGATAATATAGCAACAGTACCGTCATTAGCTGTGAAGGTGATTCCTAATCCTTCATCAACCAGCTTTAGCCTTTCAATAGAAAGCCCTGAAGAAAAGCCGGCAACAATAAGAGTATTCGATGTGTTAGGCCGCGTGGTGGAAATGAAACAGGGCATCCCGGCTAATGGAACGATCCGGGTAGGACATACTTACCGGCCTGGCGTATATCATGCAGAAGTAGTGCAAGGAAGTGAGAAGGTGGTGGTAAGACTATTAAAAATTAGTCAATAGACATCTCTGAAAACCAACTATAATCAGGCGACTTTCTAAAGTCGTCTGATTATTCTGATGTAGCAATAGGGTAGTGCCTTCTCCATTTCCACAATCGGATCTATTTCAAAAAATGTTTAAAATCTTAATGGTTAAATTAACTTGTTTGTTATGAAAAGAATACTTGTATTAATAATCTGTTTTGGCAGCTTTATGACGCTATGTGCCCAACCCGCTAAAGGGAAGAAAATCAGCGAAAACGCAGGAAGGAAAGTGTTAGGATTATTCCCGGCCCAAATGAATGGACAAGGTACAAATAGTGATAAGGATAAAGTATTTGGGCCACAAAGAAATATTGGTGTTACAGTACACCGGGATTACACAAAAGGGAGTAAAAAGATGACCCTAACGCTAATAAACGAATCGCCATCACTGGCAACGGTAAATAAACTTATTGCTCAAGCAGGTTCATCTACCAATGGCAAATACCAGGTGGTTGATGTAAATGGATATAAAGCCTTAATTCAAAGTGCAAACAGTGAAAGCAATAGTCTTTATTTAGAATTGCTTTTGCCGATAAAGTCTTCCCTTTTGGTATTAAAAGGAAATGATGTTACAAAAGACAAATTAACGAATGAGGCAAGAAAAATAAACATCGCAAAAATCGCTGAGAACTTATAGTGTGAGTAAACTTGACAGATCAACATAGTGTCTTGTTTATTGTTGGATGGTAGACTTTAGAAAAACTACTAGCTGCTCTAAAGTCTATTCATTCAGAACAGATGGCATCCCATTATTCAGATAAATAGGTGGTGCTATCGAGTCGAATCAGCCATTTCCGTCTAATCATTTTTGATATCTACCTGCTTAAGTGGAAGTGGGGTATTGTATGTTTTTGCCTATAAGAAGACATACACAATACACTATTGAAAAATTACTATTCGCCATTCACGAAATATTATTAAAATGAAAACAGCTCTAATTACTGGTATTACCGGACAAGATGGTGCGTATCTCGCTGAATTACTGTTAGAAAAAGGATATTTAGTTCATGGCATAAAACGTCGCTCATCACTGATAAATACTAATCGAATCGATCACTTGTACCAGGATCCACATGAACGTAATGTTCGTTTTAAGCTGCATTATGGCGATATGACAGATAGTACCAACTTAATCCGGATTATTCAGGAAACGCAGCCCGACGAGATCTATAACCTGGCGGCAATGAGTCATGTTAAGGTGAGTTTTGATACACCAGAATATACTGCAAATGCTGATGGTATAGGTACACTGCGATTGCTTGAGGCCATTCGCATACTAAAACTGGAAAAGAAAACCAAAATTTATCAGGCGTCTACTTCAGAGCTTTATGGTTTAGTGCAGGAAGTGCCCCAACGCGAAACGACACCATTTTACCCTCGATCTCCATATGCAGTGGCTAAACTTTATGCCTACTGGATTACTCGAAATTACAGAGAGGCTTATGGATTATTTGCCTGTAATGGCATCTTATTCAACCATGAAAGCCCCTTGCGTGGCGAAACCTTTGTTACACGAAAGATCACGCGGGCGGTAGCAGCAATTGCATTGAGATTACAGGACTGCTTATTCTTAGGAAATTTGGATGCACTGCGCGACTGGGGGCATGCTAAAGATTATGTGGAAGCCATGTGGCGGATCCTTCAACAAGATACGCCCGATGATTTTGTAATAGCTACAGGGATTACTACAAGTGTAAGAGAGTTTGTAAGGATGGCATTTGCAGAAGCAGGTATAGTAGTAGAATTCAGAGGAGAGGGCGTAGATGAGGTTGGCTATGTGGTTGCCAATAATAACGACGAATATCAATTGGAGATCGGGAAGCAAGTAGTTGCTGTAGATCCTACGTATTTTAGGCCAACAGAAGTAGAACTCTTGATCGGTGATCCAACAAAGGCTAAGGAAAAATTAGGCTGGCAACCCCAATATGATTTGGAGGCTATAGTAAGGGAAATGGTAGAAGGTGATATAAGCTTATTTGCAAAGGATGGAACCATTCATTTAAGTGATATGTTATATTGAAGTTCAATGTTATAAGATAAATAGATATTAGAATATAGAATCTAATAAAATGACAAAAGGCTACTTGTAAAAAGTAGCCTTTTGTTTTGATATAACTTGATGAATGATCATTAGTTGAGCTTCGATGTCCAATAATAATTTCTGAGAAAATACAGGCGTTTAAATAATTAGTTTTAAAGAACAAATTCAATTGTTGGAATGACAATTGTTATTTATTGTAATTAACTCGTTTGTTATAAGGGTAAAAGCATTTTATGGACTCCCGAGAAACGCTACCTGTTAACGCCACTTTTATGAAGCACTTGGCAGAAGCTTATCAGGCTGGCAGTAAAGTTCATCTATTGGTTGATGATGAAGGATTGGTGAGAGCCGAGGGATTCATAAAAACAATAATTACCGATACAGCAAATTCGATTGTTGAATTAGAGGGTGGAATGAAAATAGAAGTAAGGAAGATCGTCGCTGTTAATGGGCTCTTTTTGCCGGAGTACGGCGAGTGCTAGAACACTTTGAATAATCTGAATAATTTTTAACAAGAAAGCCTTTAGCAAACTTTTACGAAGGGCAAGTATTATTGTTTAATTCGCGAAAGGATCGGCATCCATTTCCGCCTTATAAATTTTCTTTAGATGTTCAAATGCGTTCTTAAGCTTATTGAAGTTGGTTGCATCAGCTTGTAAAAAGGGAACTCTTATGGTATCGGTGCTTTCGTTCACAACTTCGCCGCCTGAGTAGCGAACAGATCGAATCCCAACTTTACCTGTCAAGTAAATAAATAAAATGCCAACGGGATCTGAACTGCTCTTAACTGGGACAATAGAAGAAATATAGGCAGGGTTAAACGAATATTTTGAATCATCGCTTTCCAGTTCAGAATCATCTGGTTTTCTAGTATAATTAACAACTACGATTGCTTCTTTTCCAGATGATACGCCAAAGGCATGATTGCTGAATACCATTTTTACATTCTTTGAGTCATGTTCAAGGTAGCGGTAATGGCCTTCTGCTTCTTTCATTTTCTTGTCGATATAAACTATTGTTTCTCTTTTGGAAAGCTGTGCTTGCCCTTGAAAGAAGGCTGTGAAAAGGAGTACGAAAAGAATAAGTTTTGGCATCTTGTCTATTGTGGTTGCTAATATATAGATTATCTCAGTACTTGTTTCCTTAAGTTGCCTTTTTCTCCTGCTTCTTCTTGGCGCAAATGTCTTGTCGGAAAGCTTGGCTTGTATAAGATTTCATTTTATGTTTCATCTATTAAAAGTGCATTAGAAAGATTCAACGAAGACCCTCGTTAGCCAAGCCAAACAAATTATTGTTAAATTGCATCTATGCAATACCGTACTAAAATGAATAAAACATTACTCAGAAGATCTGCCGTTTTGCTTTTCTTCGGTTCCATTACTTGTAGTATTACAGCGCATGCACAGAATAAAGATTCTGTATTGGTGCAACAAATTGTAAAAGAAGCAACAGAGAACTCTCAATTACAATCCTTAGGACACCAATTAGTGGATTTGATTGGTCCTCGCTTAGTAGGTACACCGCAAATGCAACAGGCAAACGATTGGGCTGTAAAGACTTATGAGAACTGGGGTATTTCGGCACGAAATGAAAAATGGGGTGAGTGGCGTGGATGGGAAAGAGGCATCACGCATATTGATTTAATATCTCCTCGTGTGAGAACATTGGAAGGTATGCAGTTAGCCTGGAGCCCTTCTACTAATGGAAAAACAGTAACTGCTGAAACCATTATTCTACCAGATGTGGCAGACTCAATTGCTTTTAAGCAATGGTTGCCT
This genomic interval from Flavisolibacter tropicus contains the following:
- the gmd gene encoding GDP-mannose 4,6-dehydratase, yielding MKTALITGITGQDGAYLAELLLEKGYLVHGIKRRSSLINTNRIDHLYQDPHERNVRFKLHYGDMTDSTNLIRIIQETQPDEIYNLAAMSHVKVSFDTPEYTANADGIGTLRLLEAIRILKLEKKTKIYQASTSELYGLVQEVPQRETTPFYPRSPYAVAKLYAYWITRNYREAYGLFACNGILFNHESPLRGETFVTRKITRAVAAIALRLQDCLFLGNLDALRDWGHAKDYVEAMWRILQQDTPDDFVIATGITTSVREFVRMAFAEAGIVVEFRGEGVDEVGYVVANNNDEYQLEIGKQVVAVDPTYFRPTEVELLIGDPTKAKEKLGWQPQYDLEAIVREMVEGDISLFAKDGTIHLSDMLY